One SAR86 cluster bacterium genomic window carries:
- a CDS encoding SLBB domain-containing protein: protein MRLILILIASFLSLKMGSQNLSQENLNYLNMLPPEARAQVIGQLTAGDAGAGMLGMGMMATMPPVASSLFDKTENTYASTLLGSKRKFGYDFFTKTPSSYAPLIDLPIPNTYQINPGDILEVITVGADQLKRQLRVGLNGVLQMPVIGDVQIAGLTLEQVNIKVNEIYSKTSLGTEVIISMQDLQPFQVFVLGAAKNPGAYTVNPLTTASNLLILSGGVEDYGSLRNMQIKRGEETYPFDFYKQLIFGDRSGDKTLRPGDTVFIPPAINFVEVKGKVNRPLTYEIKKTDTISDILTFAQEALFDADMDRLVINYVDQDQITNKQISASDQFEDVTKILSMDIRGKGLETNLNPVVVGPVKQNDFIYSENIKLNELIKNLEFADNVYPFFGVVMNDVGNFKLSPFSLSDADTYRDIEVKPNSVIRFFANEDIKVFNDLLQESAEDLDKLENRLLKSFFEVVAVESVEESDLSAPQPQTSNALKREIEKRFNENFIEDSVQSRFESQIVGEDALEDYKNQRELEQRKMADASSKLLKYEFLLTNPEIFKLLKSHAITVEGEFTRNGLYPVFGSVEINKIIDFIGGYTPMAEKSMVEYIDLSNNISVLSPDKRYLVKNPINASLTVPSISSKYVRVKVMGEVNNPGEYTLLPGTTLEELYRRSGGLKSTASSKSIFLSRASVKRAEKEALENSKKKLLDGIFYNLTNANSAQTGGSVGELVSIFNLADQTEPIGRVVGDLSPESKTAKELILEQDDEIYVFNKPQIISVIGEVNSSSTLVFQDNKDLNFYIESTGGFTKYANKREVYVISSDGTARPVSGNYFSSDFYRLAPGDTIVVPKKLGGISGLPLVQVITRSVSDIAFAAASLNAISD, encoded by the coding sequence ATGCGACTTATACTTATTTTAATTGCCTCTTTTTTATCACTAAAAATGGGCTCACAAAACCTTTCACAAGAAAATTTAAATTATTTGAATATGCTGCCACCTGAGGCTAGAGCACAGGTTATAGGACAATTAACTGCTGGAGATGCTGGAGCAGGGATGTTGGGCATGGGAATGATGGCTACAATGCCTCCTGTCGCTAGTTCATTATTTGATAAAACTGAGAACACTTATGCATCAACATTGCTTGGTTCAAAGAGAAAATTTGGATACGACTTTTTTACAAAAACTCCAAGTTCTTATGCTCCTCTTATAGATTTACCAATACCTAATACTTATCAAATCAATCCAGGCGATATTTTAGAGGTAATAACTGTAGGAGCAGATCAACTTAAAAGGCAGTTGAGAGTAGGTCTAAATGGTGTTCTTCAAATGCCTGTAATAGGTGATGTACAAATTGCAGGATTAACTCTTGAACAAGTAAACATCAAGGTTAACGAAATATATTCAAAAACTTCTCTTGGAACTGAAGTAATAATTTCTATGCAAGATTTACAGCCATTTCAAGTTTTTGTATTAGGAGCTGCAAAAAATCCTGGAGCATACACCGTAAATCCCCTAACAACTGCATCAAATTTATTAATTCTATCCGGCGGGGTAGAGGATTATGGCTCATTAAGAAACATGCAAATTAAAAGAGGGGAAGAAACATATCCATTTGATTTTTATAAACAGTTAATTTTTGGAGACAGATCAGGTGATAAGACTTTAAGACCAGGTGATACAGTATTCATTCCACCTGCTATCAACTTTGTTGAAGTTAAAGGAAAAGTCAATAGACCTTTAACTTATGAAATAAAGAAAACAGATACTATTAGTGACATTCTTACATTTGCACAAGAAGCGCTTTTTGATGCTGATATGGATAGATTGGTAATTAATTATGTTGATCAAGATCAGATTACAAACAAACAAATATCTGCTTCAGATCAATTTGAAGATGTAACAAAAATTTTATCAATGGATATAAGAGGCAAAGGTTTGGAAACAAACCTAAACCCAGTTGTAGTGGGCCCCGTAAAGCAAAATGATTTCATTTATTCAGAAAATATTAAATTAAATGAGCTTATAAAAAATCTTGAGTTTGCTGACAATGTCTATCCTTTCTTTGGAGTGGTAATGAATGATGTTGGAAATTTTAAGCTTTCTCCATTTAGCTTATCTGATGCAGATACCTACAGAGATATTGAAGTGAAGCCTAATTCAGTCATAAGATTTTTTGCTAATGAAGATATTAAAGTATTTAACGATCTTCTTCAGGAATCAGCGGAGGACTTGGATAAACTTGAGAATAGATTGCTTAAGAGCTTTTTTGAAGTTGTGGCAGTTGAATCCGTAGAAGAATCTGATCTGTCTGCTCCACAGCCACAAACATCCAATGCGTTAAAAAGGGAAATAGAAAAGAGATTTAATGAAAACTTTATTGAGGATTCAGTTCAATCTAGATTTGAATCTCAGATTGTCGGCGAAGATGCTCTTGAAGACTATAAAAATCAAAGAGAGCTAGAACAAAGAAAGATGGCTGATGCAAGCTCTAAACTCCTTAAGTATGAATTTTTACTTACAAATCCAGAAATATTTAAACTTTTGAAATCACATGCAATTACAGTTGAGGGAGAGTTTACAAGAAATGGACTGTATCCAGTTTTTGGATCGGTTGAGATAAATAAAATTATAGATTTTATTGGCGGTTATACCCCAATGGCAGAGAAAAGTATGGTCGAATATATCGACTTATCAAACAATATCTCTGTTTTATCACCAGATAAAAGATATTTGGTTAAAAATCCTATAAATGCTTCACTCACTGTTCCTTCAATAAGCTCTAAATATGTAAGAGTTAAGGTTATGGGAGAAGTAAATAATCCTGGAGAATATACATTGCTTCCGGGCACTACACTCGAAGAGCTTTACAGACGATCAGGTGGATTAAAAAGTACTGCATCAAGCAAATCTATTTTCCTTTCAAGAGCATCAGTTAAAAGAGCAGAAAAAGAAGCTTTAGAAAACTCAAAGAAAAAGTTATTGGATGGAATCTTTTACAATCTTACAAACGCAAATTCAGCACAAACAGGTGGTTCAGTCGGAGAACTTGTTTCCATATTCAATTTAGCTGATCAAACTGAACCTATTGGCAGAGTTGTTGGAGATCTATCACCTGAGAGCAAAACTGCAAAAGAATTGATTCTAGAGCAAGATGATGAGATATATGTTTTTAATAAACCACAAATTATAAGTGTTATAGGTGAAGTGAACTCCAGTTCAACACTTGTTTTCCAAGACAATAAAGACCTTAATTTTTACATAGAATCAACTGGAGGATTTACTAAATATGCCAATAAAAGAGAGGTATACGTAATTTCCTCTGATGGAACAGCTAGACCAGTTAGTGGAAATTACTTCTCTTCAGACTTCTATAGACTGGCGCCAGGCGATACTATTGTAGTGCCGAAGAAGCTGGGGGGAATTTCAGGATTACCATTAGTACAGGTCATTACAAGATCAGTTTCAGACATTGCTTTTGCTGCAGCATCTTTAAATGCTATAAGTGATTAA
- a CDS encoding SDR family NAD(P)-dependent oxidoreductase, translating to MKKILITGAAGFIGSHLTERCVEEGFEVIAFDRYNSENHWGWLENSKHKGNFEMVLGDIRDFDSVSNSMQNVDCIFHLAALIGIPYSYNSPLAYIKTNIEGTYNVLQSAREKSVENILITSTSETYGTAQKIPMDEDHPKVGQSPYSATKIAADQLAISFHKSFDLPIKIVRPFNTYGPRQSSRAIIPNITSQLIVGNEVNLGNIEPTRDFTYVEDTCSGFLQIMESAKLIGEEVNIGMNEEISIKELVSKIAGILGKEYKIVGQDERKRPENSEVERLNCDNSKIMAATEWQPKFDLDSGLEETIKWLKDNSSEKMGEYNV from the coding sequence ATGAAAAAAATTCTAATAACGGGAGCTGCGGGATTTATAGGTTCCCACTTAACTGAAAGATGTGTTGAAGAGGGATTCGAGGTTATAGCTTTTGATAGATATAACTCAGAAAATCATTGGGGATGGCTTGAGAATTCAAAACATAAAGGTAATTTTGAAATGGTTCTTGGTGATATAAGAGATTTTGATAGTGTAAGTAATTCAATGCAAAATGTGGATTGTATATTTCACCTAGCTGCATTAATTGGGATTCCATATTCATACAACTCACCTCTTGCATATATCAAAACAAATATTGAGGGGACATATAATGTGCTTCAATCGGCTAGAGAAAAAAGTGTTGAAAATATCCTTATAACAAGTACCAGTGAGACTTATGGAACTGCTCAAAAAATTCCAATGGATGAGGATCATCCAAAGGTAGGGCAATCACCCTACTCTGCAACAAAAATAGCAGCTGATCAATTAGCAATTAGCTTTCATAAATCTTTTGATCTTCCCATAAAGATAGTTAGACCTTTCAATACTTATGGTCCAAGACAATCCTCAAGGGCAATTATACCTAATATTACTTCACAACTTATCGTTGGTAACGAAGTTAACTTAGGAAATATTGAACCTACAAGGGACTTTACTTATGTAGAGGACACCTGTTCTGGTTTTCTTCAGATAATGGAGTCAGCAAAGCTAATTGGAGAAGAGGTTAATATTGGAATGAATGAAGAAATTTCTATTAAGGAATTGGTTTCAAAAATTGCTGGAATATTAGGAAAGGAATACAAAATTGTTGGTCAGGACGAAAGAAAAAGGCCAGAAAATAGTGAAGTTGAGAGACTTAATTGTGATAACTCAAAAATAATGGCTGCTACAGAATGGCAACCAAAATTTGATTTAGACTCAGGTTTAGAGGAAACAATTAAATGGTTAAAAGATAATTCATCTGAAAAAATGGGTGAATATAATGTCTAA
- a CDS encoding NAD-dependent epimerase/dehydratase family protein, with translation MKKVIITGSAGFIGFHTALRFLKEGFEVYGIDDLNDYYDPNLKEDRNKILEQDKNFNFIKADISKVEIKNKYNEINPELFINLAAQAGVRHSITNPEDYIKANIDSFLHIMEFAKDSKNLVRTLYASTSSVYGGNIRQPFQESHGVDHPLQFYAVSKRTNELMAHAYSNLYGTECIGLRFFTVYGPWGRPDMALFKFTKNILEDKEIDVYNNGNHSRDFTYVDDIVEGIYLSSISKKELIDSNFDSKDPSRSFCKSIIFNLGRGKPENLEDFIDEIESNLGKRAKRNLMPLQPGDVPDTSADISGLKDFSGYEPKTSIKIGVKNFIDWYKEYYKVNL, from the coding sequence ATGAAAAAAGTTATTATTACAGGTTCTGCAGGCTTTATTGGCTTTCATACTGCACTAAGATTTCTCAAAGAAGGGTTTGAAGTATATGGAATAGATGATCTTAATGATTATTACGACCCAAATCTTAAAGAGGATAGAAATAAAATATTAGAACAAGATAAAAATTTTAATTTCATTAAAGCTGATATATCAAAAGTTGAAATTAAAAATAAATATAATGAGATAAATCCAGAATTGTTTATAAACCTTGCTGCGCAAGCAGGAGTCCGACACTCAATTACAAATCCAGAGGATTATATAAAAGCTAATATCGACTCTTTTTTGCACATAATGGAATTTGCAAAAGATAGCAAAAACTTAGTTCGAACATTATATGCATCTACAAGCTCTGTTTATGGTGGAAATATTAGACAACCTTTTCAAGAATCACATGGAGTTGATCACCCTCTTCAATTTTATGCCGTATCTAAAAGAACAAATGAATTAATGGCGCATGCTTATTCAAATCTTTATGGAACAGAATGCATTGGATTAAGATTCTTTACTGTTTATGGTCCATGGGGCAGACCTGATATGGCATTGTTTAAATTTACAAAAAATATACTTGAAGATAAAGAAATTGATGTTTACAACAACGGCAATCACAGCAGAGATTTTACATATGTCGATGATATTGTTGAGGGAATCTATTTATCATCTATTTCAAAAAAAGAATTGATCGATTCAAATTTCGATTCGAAGGATCCTTCTAGATCTTTCTGTAAAAGCATTATATTTAATCTTGGAAGAGGAAAACCAGAAAATCTTGAAGATTTTATTGATGAGATTGAGAGTAATCTTGGAAAAAGAGCAAAAAGAAATTTAATGCCCCTTCAGCCTGGAGATGTGCCAGATACTAGTGCAGATATTTCTGGTTTGAAAGATTTTTCTGGTTATGAACCTAAAACATCCATTAAAATTGGAGTGAAAAACTTTATTGACTGGTACAAAGAATATTACAAGGTAAATTTATGA